The following proteins are co-located in the candidate division KSB1 bacterium genome:
- a CDS encoding bifunctional homocysteine S-methyltransferase/methylenetetrahydrofolate reductase gives MKTKLQSRRESFLEVLQSRVIVADGAMGTVLYNQGIPFTASFDELNLTRPDLIRSIHQQYMAAGAEIIETNTFGANRIRLRPHNLEHKVKEINFEGARLAREACKDKAWVFGSVGPLGKPMEPVGKITFDDAKSYFLEQIEGLMEGGVDFILLETFNDLKEITQALIAAKELGNVTIAAQMTFTDDLKTMMGDKPKEVIQLLKDYDSIFVGANCSVGPQGIYEVMELIASLPQTKDMFLSSMPNAGIPRMVSGRYMYLSSPEYFADYAHRLTRLGINVIGGCCGTTPAHIQLIAEKVKGTRPQSRVKGKIQVKWIDEVETEKIDEKPSSFVEKLGKEFLISVEIDPPRGIDPTKLIEGAIFLKSRGVEAINVADSPLARARMSSLVMGHLIKEATDVEIILHLSCRDKNILALQAELMGAHALGIRSILAVTGDPPKLGDHPNATGVFDVDAIGLTSLITKLNQGTDMTGRALKKATNFNPGVGCNPVEIDMEQELNRLYKKVETGAKYVFTQPLYEISILEKFMRTVDQLKVPFFVGILPLRNGKHAEFLHNEVPEMFIPENIRKRMINAGENGPSEGIKIAQEFLLEAKDMVQGTYLMPPFNKFEMATDVIEVLK, from the coding sequence ATGAAAACAAAACTACAATCCAGAAGGGAATCTTTCCTTGAAGTTCTACAATCTCGTGTGATTGTAGCCGATGGTGCAATGGGAACCGTGCTATACAACCAGGGAATTCCATTCACTGCATCCTTTGACGAATTAAATTTAACCCGACCAGACCTAATTCGCTCCATTCATCAACAATACATGGCTGCTGGTGCTGAAATTATTGAAACCAATACATTCGGGGCAAATAGGATACGTTTGCGCCCGCACAATTTAGAGCATAAAGTCAAGGAAATAAATTTCGAAGGAGCCAGACTTGCAAGGGAAGCATGCAAAGACAAGGCATGGGTATTTGGTTCTGTTGGCCCTTTAGGCAAGCCGATGGAACCGGTGGGTAAGATCACCTTTGATGACGCGAAATCTTACTTTTTGGAACAAATCGAAGGGCTCATGGAGGGTGGCGTCGATTTTATTCTCCTGGAGACATTTAATGATTTAAAAGAAATCACCCAGGCTTTAATAGCGGCAAAAGAATTGGGAAATGTAACCATTGCCGCACAAATGACGTTTACAGATGATCTAAAAACTATGATGGGCGATAAACCAAAAGAGGTTATTCAATTATTGAAAGATTATGACTCCATTTTTGTTGGAGCGAATTGCTCAGTTGGACCTCAAGGTATTTATGAAGTGATGGAATTAATTGCCTCACTACCTCAAACAAAAGATATGTTCCTTTCTTCGATGCCGAATGCCGGTATTCCAAGAATGGTAAGTGGAAGATATATGTATTTATCATCTCCCGAATATTTCGCTGACTATGCCCATAGATTAACGAGATTGGGGATTAATGTCATTGGCGGATGTTGTGGAACAACTCCGGCTCATATTCAATTAATTGCTGAAAAAGTAAAAGGAACAAGGCCACAATCCCGGGTAAAAGGTAAAATTCAAGTTAAATGGATTGACGAAGTTGAAACTGAGAAAATTGATGAAAAACCTTCCTCCTTTGTTGAAAAACTCGGGAAAGAATTTTTGATCAGTGTGGAGATTGATCCTCCACGCGGAATAGATCCTACAAAACTAATTGAGGGTGCGATTTTTCTAAAAAGTAGGGGAGTAGAGGCAATCAATGTTGCTGACAGCCCATTAGCGCGTGCAAGAATGAGTTCTTTAGTCATGGGACATCTTATCAAGGAAGCAACTGATGTTGAGATCATTTTGCATTTATCTTGTCGCGACAAAAATATTCTTGCTTTACAAGCGGAATTAATGGGCGCCCATGCTTTGGGAATTCGCTCCATTCTGGCAGTCACCGGGGATCCACCAAAATTAGGTGATCATCCAAATGCTACGGGAGTTTTTGACGTTGATGCCATTGGCTTGACTAGCTTAATCACCAAGCTTAACCAGGGAACCGATATGACCGGAAGGGCGCTAAAAAAAGCGACAAATTTCAATCCCGGGGTAGGTTGCAATCCTGTTGAGATTGATATGGAGCAGGAACTCAATCGATTATACAAAAAGGTAGAAACCGGGGCGAAATATGTATTTACACAGCCTTTGTATGAAATTTCAATCCTGGAAAAATTCATGCGTACCGTAGATCAATTGAAAGTTCCTTTTTTCGTAGGTATTCTTCCTCTAAGAAATGGCAAGCATGCGGAATTCTTACATAATGAAGTCCCGGAAATGTTCATCCCTGAAAACATCAGGAAAAGAATGATAAATGCCGGAGAAAATGGTCCTTCCGAAGGTATTAAAATTGCCCAAGAATTTTTACTTGAAGCGAAAGATATGGTTCAAGGGACATATCTGATGCCGCCATTCAATAAATTTGAGATGGCCACCGATGTGATCGAGGTCCTCAAATAG
- a CDS encoding glycosyltransferase translates to MQLLLIAAFSTIFLFYILAIILLYIGIARIQQFSQPKSDALPSVSIIVAAKNEAHNLPRLIQCLTNQQYPEDRLEICIVDDHSQDESWDILCCAKEKYSNFYVIKITDSIPDFAPKKRALDLGIRATTGDILLFTDADCTPPPTWVKSTVECYGENTSVVVGYSPYRFDKPINSMIRGLLALEFFSVAAVAAGSIGIKRPLTAAGCNLSYRRSTYFAMGGFESIRKWVSGDDDLFILKVAQKKPGTITYALSPQAFVPGAAPLTWNKFRNQRIRYASKGMHYELPMTIGLISVYFLNAFLFFGLLSLFVFPGIYGLTAVIAWVIKAIFEFIFLLKASKAFQIKRLLRYFIITQVLHPPYLLFFGFLGLFNRFQWKDQAFLKTTETIRDNIVDSR, encoded by the coding sequence ATGCAACTTCTTCTGATTGCCGCTTTTAGCACGATATTTCTATTTTATATCCTTGCCATAATTTTATTATACATTGGAATTGCAAGAATACAACAATTTTCTCAACCCAAATCAGATGCTCTGCCTTCGGTGTCTATTATTGTTGCAGCGAAAAACGAAGCCCATAACCTACCCCGCTTGATTCAATGCTTAACAAACCAGCAATATCCTGAAGACCGATTGGAAATTTGTATTGTCGATGATCATTCCCAAGATGAAAGCTGGGATATTTTATGTTGTGCCAAAGAAAAATACTCAAATTTTTATGTTATAAAAATTACAGACTCCATACCCGATTTTGCTCCAAAAAAACGCGCTTTAGACCTTGGGATCAGGGCAACGACGGGAGATATCCTACTATTTACCGACGCAGATTGTACTCCACCCCCTACCTGGGTAAAATCAACAGTAGAATGTTACGGGGAAAACACATCAGTCGTCGTTGGGTATTCGCCTTATCGCTTCGATAAGCCCATCAATAGCATGATTCGAGGTCTACTGGCTTTAGAATTTTTCTCAGTAGCAGCTGTCGCAGCCGGTAGTATTGGCATCAAAAGACCTTTAACTGCAGCAGGGTGTAACCTAAGTTACCGGCGTTCCACTTATTTTGCAATGGGTGGATTTGAATCCATACGGAAATGGGTTTCCGGAGACGATGATTTATTTATCTTAAAAGTAGCTCAAAAGAAACCCGGGACTATTACTTATGCACTTTCACCCCAAGCATTTGTCCCGGGGGCCGCGCCATTGACCTGGAATAAATTCCGAAACCAACGGATTCGTTATGCAAGTAAAGGCATGCATTATGAACTTCCTATGACAATCGGTCTGATCTCTGTTTATTTTTTGAATGCATTTTTATTTTTTGGGCTTTTATCTTTGTTTGTTTTCCCTGGAATTTATGGCCTAACCGCTGTAATTGCATGGGTGATTAAGGCCATTTTTGAATTTATCTTTTTATTGAAGGCTTCGAAAGCTTTTCAAATAAAACGGTTATTGAGATATTTTATTATTACCCAAGTTCTTCATCCACCTTATTTACTTTTCTTTGGATTTCTTGGATTATTTAATCGATTTCAATGGAAAGATCAGGCATTTCTAAAAACAACAGAAACCATTCGGGATAATATTGTTGATTCTCGCTAG
- the mazG gene encoding nucleoside triphosphate pyrophosphohydrolase yields the protein MDNNKFIALIQIMEKLRSEDGCPWDKQQTHESLREYLLEETYEVLESIEKKNQDALKEELGDLLLQIVFHAQIASENKQFNVNDVIDSITEKLIRRHPNVYGNQKIDTPEEQEKNWEKIKRQEGRESVIDGVPKELPALLRAYRIQSKAAQVGFDWKEIADVWSKFKEETSELQQAISEKNENKIEEELGDLLFTLVNISRFLKSNPENALRRTIEKFNHRFHIIEQEIKSQSKNIEDCSLEELDSIWNRIKNSEK from the coding sequence ATGGATAACAATAAATTCATTGCGCTCATTCAGATCATGGAGAAATTAAGGAGTGAAGACGGATGTCCCTGGGATAAGCAGCAGACACATGAGTCACTCCGTGAGTATTTGTTAGAAGAGACGTATGAAGTTTTAGAATCTATTGAGAAAAAGAATCAGGATGCATTGAAAGAAGAATTAGGTGATTTACTCTTACAAATTGTTTTTCATGCGCAAATAGCAAGCGAAAACAAGCAGTTTAATGTAAATGATGTGATTGACTCAATAACTGAGAAATTAATCCGGCGTCATCCGAATGTATATGGTAATCAAAAAATTGATACACCAGAAGAGCAGGAGAAAAACTGGGAAAAAATAAAAAGGCAGGAGGGCCGGGAATCCGTTATTGACGGTGTTCCCAAAGAATTACCGGCTTTATTACGCGCCTATAGAATTCAATCAAAAGCAGCCCAAGTTGGATTCGATTGGAAAGAAATTGCAGATGTTTGGTCTAAATTTAAGGAAGAAACATCGGAATTGCAGCAAGCCATATCAGAAAAAAATGAGAATAAAATTGAAGAAGAACTGGGTGATTTACTATTTACTTTAGTCAATATAAGCAGATTCTTAAAATCGAATCCTGAAAACGCCTTGAGGAGAACCATTGAAAAATTCAATCATAGGTTTCATATAATTGAACAAGAAATCAAATCACAATCCAAAAATATTGAGGATTGTTCCCTGGAAGAATTGGACTCGATTTGGAATCGCATTAAGAATTCTGAAAAATAG
- a CDS encoding glycosyltransferase — MANKTPKNKPKDKPFVSIIVAARNESNNIAKTLESILAIDYPTEKFEIFVVDDDSHDNTSDIVSKFCAKHNHVKLIQSRERIANLNGKASAIHTALQETMGEFIFITDADCRVPANWVKSHLLYYTTETGMVGGFTLLTDKEAPSNLFARIQSLEWLFATSVGSGFSGLKKPLGIFGNNLSFRRDAYDLIGGFPNIGFSLVEDYALMNAIKKQTDYKIILQPEPEMIVQTNPVDTLKKLYLQRKRWAIGSRGFSFSARFLMLLSFIAKIIPLILVILNTFLAAIIALLIILFSDFLILIFAVLILQRKEQLRSFFLFELFVIIYPLILAPFFLFSHSVNWKERKYTSQNIKK; from the coding sequence ATGGCGAACAAAACTCCTAAAAACAAACCAAAAGATAAGCCTTTTGTTTCTATCATCGTTGCTGCCAGGAATGAGTCTAATAACATCGCCAAAACCCTGGAAAGCATCCTGGCAATCGATTATCCAACGGAGAAATTTGAAATCTTTGTCGTTGATGATGACTCACACGATAATACTTCAGATATAGTCTCCAAGTTTTGTGCAAAACATAACCATGTGAAATTGATTCAATCGAGAGAAAGAATCGCAAACCTGAACGGCAAGGCCAGCGCGATTCATACTGCCTTGCAGGAGACAATGGGCGAATTTATTTTTATCACAGATGCGGATTGCAGGGTTCCTGCAAATTGGGTTAAATCACATTTGTTGTATTACACAACAGAGACAGGCATGGTTGGAGGTTTCACATTATTAACCGATAAGGAGGCACCATCCAATCTATTTGCCAGAATTCAATCTTTAGAATGGCTTTTTGCTACATCTGTCGGAAGTGGCTTTTCCGGCTTAAAAAAACCGTTAGGTATATTTGGTAATAACTTGAGCTTTCGCAGAGATGCATATGACCTCATTGGTGGTTTTCCAAACATTGGTTTTAGCCTGGTTGAGGATTACGCCTTGATGAATGCGATTAAAAAGCAGACGGATTACAAGATAATTCTCCAGCCGGAACCTGAAATGATTGTACAAACAAATCCAGTCGATACTTTAAAAAAGTTATATTTACAGCGCAAACGCTGGGCAATTGGAAGCAGGGGATTTTCTTTTTCTGCAAGATTCTTAATGCTACTTAGTTTTATTGCGAAAATCATTCCTCTGATTTTGGTGATCTTAAATACCTTTTTGGCCGCAATCATTGCACTTCTAATAATTTTATTTTCAGATTTTCTAATTCTAATTTTTGCTGTCTTAATATTGCAAAGAAAGGAACAATTAAGATCGTTCTTTTTATTTGAATTATTTGTAATAATTTACCCATTAATTCTTGCCCCGTTTTTTTTGTTTAGTCATTCAGTTAATTGGAAGGAAAGGAAATATACGAGCCAGAACATCAAAAAATAA
- a CDS encoding dipeptide epimerase: MEYRLQLKHTFRISRDCGRDFVDVAIVRIHHLGFTGYGEASPSKYWGEDIESVKAAFSELNFYKYPELSDYEGIIKNINSTDNPPRSLLAAIEMAILDCVSKSRGQSVRQLLGIPSDRNVRSSFTIGIADLNTIELKVQEAAKFPILKVKLGADNDIQIIEKIRSQTNKTIRVDANEGWTKEEAVKKINWLENQNVEFVEQPLPASQNENMAWVKARVNLPLFADESVKNSSDIPALVNFFDGINIKLMKCGGILEALSMIQSAKQSGMKVMAGCMTESSLAISAGAQFLPLLDFADLDGFELISNDPFTGLTMTDGYISINNNLGLGVSPKNELYSD; the protein is encoded by the coding sequence ATGGAATACCGGCTTCAATTGAAACATACTTTTCGCATATCGAGAGATTGCGGCCGAGATTTCGTTGATGTGGCTATTGTGAGGATACATCATTTAGGGTTTACTGGTTATGGAGAGGCTTCTCCTTCTAAATACTGGGGAGAAGATATTGAGTCAGTAAAAGCAGCATTTAGTGAGCTTAACTTCTACAAATATCCTGAGCTAAGTGATTATGAAGGCATAATCAAAAATATTAATTCAACGGACAACCCACCACGTTCACTCTTGGCGGCGATTGAAATGGCAATCCTGGATTGTGTAAGTAAAAGCAGGGGGCAATCGGTACGGCAATTGTTGGGAATACCATCAGATCGAAATGTTCGATCCTCATTCACCATAGGTATCGCAGATCTTAATACAATCGAATTAAAAGTGCAGGAAGCTGCAAAGTTTCCAATTTTAAAAGTGAAACTCGGCGCTGATAACGATATTCAAATCATTGAGAAAATTCGGTCACAAACTAATAAAACCATTCGGGTGGATGCCAATGAAGGTTGGACTAAAGAAGAAGCTGTTAAAAAGATTAATTGGCTGGAAAATCAAAATGTGGAGTTTGTCGAGCAGCCTTTACCCGCATCACAAAATGAGAATATGGCATGGGTGAAAGCGAGAGTGAATTTGCCGCTATTTGCAGATGAAAGTGTTAAGAATAGCTCAGACATCCCTGCATTGGTGAATTTCTTCGATGGGATCAATATCAAATTAATGAAGTGTGGTGGGATTCTTGAAGCATTATCGATGATTCAATCAGCAAAACAATCCGGAATGAAAGTGATGGCAGGCTGTATGACAGAAAGCTCGCTGGCAATTTCTGCCGGCGCTCAATTCTTGCCGTTGCTGGATTTTGCCGATTTAGATGGTTTTGAATTAATATCAAATGATCCTTTTACGGGTTTAACAATGACCGATGGCTATATAAGTATTAACAATAACCTTGGTTTGGGTGTAAGTCCAAAGAATGAATTGTATTCAGATTAA